One Arachis hypogaea cultivar Tifrunner chromosome 18, arahy.Tifrunner.gnm2.J5K5, whole genome shotgun sequence genomic window, TGAACATTAGGAGAAAACCCATAAAAACAAAGTCCAAGTCTAACATTACGCGGTTCGCTTGTAAAATGAGGATACTTGGTATCAAAATATTTCCATGCTTCACCATGAGAAGGATGTGTCATCATCACGTCGTCGTTTCTGCGATTTTCGTGATGCTACAACATATGAGGGGCAGTACTCATTGATGCATACAACCTTTGTAGCCTTGGAATCAATGGCAAATAATGCATTCTTTTATATGGAACCTCTTTATTTTTACCCTTCCTAGGCTTAAATCTCTGCTCCCTACAAAATTTATATTGTCTAAGATCTTTGTCCTCTTTGTAATATATCATACAACCATTGACACAACAATCTATCTTAACCTCCTTAAACCCAAGCTGGGAAACAATTTTCTTAGCTTCATAGTAATTAGCAGGAATTTCATTTGGAGTTGTTTGCATTTCTCTAAACAAAGTTACCCACTGGTCAAAAGATTCCTGGATTGGTTTTCCTCTGATTTATACTCAGCATCCTACTAGCAAGTGACAATCGTGAATGGATACAATTAGAAATTTGTTTATAAACATGAATCATATTTGCTTATATAACTTATAAATTAAGTTTGATTATAGATTTGAACATAAGACTACTACTTTCTTATACAAGTGACTTGATTTACGACTGATTTACGGTCGAGTAAGGACACCAATGCTTCCAAAGGACCAACAATCGTCCAATTCTGTCTTCTtctctttgttttatgtttaCTCACACCGGATTCTTGAATTTATGTTTCAGTGTTTGCATTCTATTGAGTTTTGACACTTAGAAAATAGTTGAAGTCATGATCATCAAAAACTAGGAAGATGAAGACCATTTCTCACTCATTCATTTATCATAGTAATCAATTTTTGGATGGTGGCTTTTGATGGTTAATTAGTTTAATCAAGTTGTGGACTAAAGAGTGTAAAaccaattttttataaattaatagatAAGAGAATTCaccataattattaaaaaataataatgtcactcttattttttataatattattgttcACATATATATTATCTAAGTTGATGAAAAAGTATATATAGACCACATAGGAATGAATTTAGTGTCATCATATACATAAGAAAGACTAATATACATAAGCTAGCTAAATACAGAACATGCAACTAACTGACTAGATATCAGATTGATTAGTGCATAATACACTAATTTAATGTGATCATATACATAAGAAATACTAATATATCAAATTAGAGTCTAGACAGATTATTTCTATTCCTTTGAATCACTAACTGACGAGATGTCAAAAGAAAGTGATGAACCCCTATGAGTTGTAGTATATATGTTCAACATTCTCTTCTGTGGGTGCATCAATAAGTGACTTTATGAAATATTATTtactttgataaataaaattatttgacattaatctattttttttcttagtcATACAATTCACACACATTCACACTCAACACATACTCTATTAAGGCTTCATCCACTGTATCTAGTGAAAGTTATGGACTTCCATTTATGATTTATCCTTCTAATtgcttttttgaaaaaaaataaaatatatatttgctTTCAAgctcataaatatattaataactatttGCGAGTCCAGTTTGGTTATTAGGGAAGGATCATATTCATACGATAACTCAGGTGAGAAATTGTTGTTAGGAAAATAATTTCAAATCacctattttttttctctctctcatacACATCATGATTTTTCTCTGTAAATTCCTTAATTTATGCTGTTCTTTTTATTAATGGCAtttcaatattaatattttttgtttgtttttttcctCTCCTTATGTTGTTTACAAGGCATTGCTTACAAAGGCAGCCTCTAACGATCCTAAAACTGgttatattttaattgaatttttaggATATGTTATTCTCTGGTTTGCTTTCTCTATATTCAAACAAAGAAAGGTATCCATCTTGGTTTCTTAGTTCATTAGTACTATAATAATGCTgcaatataaattatataataaaccTGATGAATACAATGTCTTGTTATTACTGTTACTATAATTTCTTATTACCAAAGCACTAATATGTGTTAATATTAGGCTATGGATTCATGTTTCTTTAAATCAGGCTATGGATTCTCGCTTCTTCAAATCATTGTACAATGCATGTTATAGAAGTTTCATTATAATCATTAAAGTCAACTTTGTTTTACGCACACAGTCTTCAGTCTTCATCATGTAAtatgaaattagttttttttcccTCTTAATTTCTTATCCATTAGTAATAAGTTGTATTCTTATAAAATTAAGTAtatttatagtttaatttatttttaatatatattttatattttaatatatattttatattattgattgattttagtatatactaGTAATTCAATATAGATACTATTGTATTacgataaaattattattaataaaatattttaagtatttttatttaataagtaaaaaataaatatattaaaaattaaaattttgtgctttaaaaaaattaatttattatcttaacaTATGTCTTTAAAACACATATTGAATAAATCCTATAAAAAATTGTAGCAGTTATATTAACTTTCATATAATATCAGTGTTATATGTCATTTTAATCAATTTCTTTTTTGTAGTGTATGTTGCTACTTATGATTGGTGGACAATTTTAGAGGctatataaaatacaaaaaacaaaaggataaaattgaggcaaacaaatcttttaaaaaaaatttattatttttagttattaatttaattttttaatctaataatttattaatatatttttagtcaatatttttaaatattattaactaattattagtcaaaaatataaattataatattcttctaacatttttttaaataaatagaaCAAATGATCCTGAACAGATAATTTACGATAATAGTGTatgtaaaaaaatagaaaaagagttaAAGTGAAAATATTCTGAACTCATATTTGTATGCTTTATTTTCTTCAAAACTACTTAtcaaaattggaaaagaaaaattgaaaatatcattagtatttaaagttatctttctaacaaatttaaatataagattAATGCAATAATGTTGTTTCAATTCAAGCAATGTTACTAAAAGTGTCTGTGTATGAAAATAGGAAAGTGAGTGGAGGTTGTTTGTGTAACTTCTATCAGGGCACGAATTCGGTACGCGGGCCCAGTTAGCGCACCAAAACGCCATTTTGGTGTTTGGCGCACTGGTCAGCCAGGGAGCGCCAAAATGAAATCTAATGCTTTTCCTGGGTTCTTTCTGCAATTTCATATAAAATAGGGGGTCATTTTTACGATTTTTAAAATGCATACAATTAACTTAATTGTTAGAATTAGCTGGACACTTAGTATTTGGTTATCAACTATTACTGCCGCCCTATTCCTCCCCTTCCCCTCCGTCGCAATCGCGTCCTCTTCCTCGCCTTCCCCTCCGTCGCAATCGCACCGTCCCTTCCTATCTCCACCACCGAGAACGACTAAAGCCTCCCCACTCAGATAACTTCTTCTCCCCCCCAGTGTTAACGAGTCTGTTCAGGCGGATCCAAGCCCACAAATAGCCTCACCTCTGACGACGACGGAGCCTGATCTGCATTGTCGGTTGTCTTCGGCAGTTGATGGCTTCGCCGTCTCCATCAACGGAAAGAAGGTACCCGTTGTATTATCACCCTTCACTTGATTTACAAATATCCCCCTTTTTCTTCCTCATAGGACTTCAATTTTCTTTGGAGGACATCCCCCAATTTTGCGTGTTTCGCTAAATTACCACATTGTTGCTGTTTGGCACAGAGTTGCCGGGGATGAAGATACCACTGGGGGCATGCGCGTCGCCGATGAACCAGAAATGTCTGACGGAGCAGAGCACGGAGTTGGATCGTTTGAGGGCGAAGGCTCTGCAGGGATGGAGTCGGACGAGTACGACTTTCAGGAAGATGAAACAGAACACGACCATCATGCAGAGGCCGATGTCGACAATGGGGATGCGGTTGAATTGGAAGACAGTTTGGATGGCGCCGGAGGAATGTCTGACAATTATGCGGAAGACGAGTTTTACGCTGTTGATTCCGTGGAGTCGATAGGTTGGATTGATTTTTTAAACTTGAGCGAGGAGGATGTTTTCCGGTTTAATTTCGCAGACGTTGACATTGCATTTGAGTTATACCAGCAATATGCAAAGCACCATGGCTTCGGGGCGAGACGTTCCAGAAGCGAAAAACGCGGCGAAGTAAGGATACGGCAGGAGTTCGTATGCCACTGACAAGGGTACTGATCCCCGAAGTTCTACTCGATGCCTAACCGGCAAAAGAGGCCGAGGGCCGAGACACGTTGTGGATGCCCTGCAAGGATGCTACTCCGCGTGGACGATGAATCAGGACGTTGGCACGTTGCGTACTTTTCAGACGCGCATAACCACCACGTTCTTGAGTTGCGATTTTCTTCCATGCTTCCAGGCCATCGGAGGATGAGCGAAGCGGACATCGAGCAGATGAACGACATGCGCAAAGGGGGCATTGGCGTCTCCCGAATCCACGGTTTTATGGCGAGCCTAGCCGGCGGGTATCATAATGTCCTGTACACAACAAGGGACATGCACAATGTAAATGCGAAGCAACGAAGGGAGGGTGGCCTAGATGCGGAATCGTGCCAAAGGTATCTCCGAGAGTGCAAGACAAATGATCCAGCACTGTACTACAAGGAAGTTGTTGACGGTGAGGGCGTGTTGCAACATTTGTTTTGGTGTGACGGCACCAGCCAAATTGATTACCAGGTGTTTGGAGACATGGTTGCATCTGATGCAATGTACAAGAAAAACGTTTACCTTTCACCTCTTGTAGTATTCTCCGGTGTGAATCACCACAACCAAATGGTTGTCTTTGCCACTGCACTGGTGGCAGACGAGAAAGAAGAGACCTATGTCTGGCTGCTTCAACAGTTGCAAACTTCAATGAAAAGGAAGGCTCCCGTGTCCATAATAACCGACGGTGACAGGCAAATGAAGTCTGCGATCGAGCAAGTTTTTCTGGAGGCTCACCATTGACTCTGCGCTTGGCATCTACTCCGAAACGCCACGAGCAACATCGGAAAGCCCAAATTCACTAGGATGTTTAGGGATTGCATGCTTGGAGACTACGAGGTCCGAACATTCCAGAGAAAGTGGTTTGAGATAGTTGAGAAATTTGGCGTCGCCGATAAAAGATGGGTACAGGACATGTACGAGAGAAGGCACAGTTGGGCCACAACACACATACGGGGAAAGTTCTTTGCTGAATTTCGAACAACATCAAGGTGCGAGGGCTTGCACGCTGTGATATCACGGTATGTTAAGTCTCGATACAGCTACACTGAGTTTTTACGTCATTTCCATCGATGCTTGATGTTCGTGCGTGCAAAGGAGGTGGAGGCTGATTTTGAGTGTGCAAAGGGTGACCCTGTTATGACCACCAACCTGAAACAGCTGGAGCGGAGTGCAGCCGAGAACTACACTCGTGCAATATTCTATTTGTTTGTTCCCATTCTTGACAGGGCCTGCGCAATGAGGGTGGTTGACTCTGAAGACAACGGTTCCTATTTTATCCACACCGTCTCTCGATACGGCACTCCGGGGAAGGATTGGCGTGTTGTTGCAACGTCTGATACGAGGGAGGTCCGATGCACGTGCATGAGAATGGAATGTTTTGGGGTCCCCTGCGAACATATAATTGTGGTGCTTGTTCTTAACAATGTTCATGAGATCTCGTGGTCTCTGATATTGCCGAGATGGACCAAGGATGCAAAACTTGTGGCGGTGCAGTCGATGGGCATGATTTGGGATTCTGTACAACTGACGCAACACTGGTGCCTGATGGATTGGTACCGGAAAGTGTGAAAGATTGCATGTCACAGCACTGAAAAATTCCAGTTTGCAAGAGACATTGCCATGCTGATGCTGAAGCACTTCAAGAACGAAGATGCAGGGGACACCCGTTTTCCACCCAAGGGGCCACCTACTGAGGATGGCAGAGGCCCGGCGCGGAATCCACCCAGGCGCAATACAAAGGATAACAGTGCTCATGGTGGAAAGAAAACCCAGCGATGTCGTTTGTGCCGGGAGGTGGGACACAACAGGACGACTTGTCCAGACCGCCCCACGATGGAGTCATCCAGCGCAGTTGCAGATGACATGGATTCGATGGACACTGACATGGTGGTTAGTCGCTTTATAGATGATCTAGTTAAGTTTTCTGCCCTGTTAAATGGTTCTAATAATTTGTTTTTCACATTGGTGTCAGCTCTATGATAACCTATCCGGCGATATGTATGCGACCGCCGAGATTTCTTCGTTCCAATGCTCCGATAGTGACACGCAGGCTGGGTTTGCTAACAGCGACTTCGCTGGGACCAACACGTCCGGGCCTGTCATGTCTCTCGCCGATTGAGCAAAGGGGGCCTACAATCGTCACGACTGTGTGTTGCAACGGTAGGTTGGTCGAATCCTTTCACATTCTCCGGTAGGCTGTAGCCGTACACAGAATATTGTCTGCATTTCATCTGGGTACAGAACCGTCTATATGTCGTCGACGTTAAAACAAGTTTTTGCTATGTTGGCTTTCGTTGGTATGTGGTTGTGCTCTAGATAGAACAGGTTTTAATCGAGATTGAAGAAGTGGAGGTGTGAAGTGGTGTCATGCGAATAGCTGCAAATCCACTGTCAAACCTGATGTATTATTAATCGCTCGTTTTTGACCCTTTTGTTGAACCGAACATGTTAGTTAGGGACATCTTTATAGCGATTCTATGTGTAGTGGATATTTTGTATGTATGGTAAGTGGATATTTTGTATGTAACGTTTATGTGGACATTCAGATGGACGTCTCCTAAAAAAACTCCCTTCGTCCGCCTCTTTGCAGCAGACATTCGGAACTGGTTACGTCTTGTACTACCTTGTGTGCTaattggaaaatgcatgtggttcAATCACGGTTTTGAAATTCTTTGTAAGGGATCATGGCTTCTGGATGTAATTTAAAGCACACGCTTAAAACACCGGACATGATGAATAAAATACACTAAATGAAGCACGGCAACAAATCTGAATCAATACTAAATGAAGCACGGCAACAAATCTGAATCAATAAACAACCACCACTAATTCTCATTTTTAGGGTACTAACAAATCAGTGTGaggtttcaaaattcaaaattcaaacataCAAAATGTAGGTGAAGTGAATCGAATTACATTCAAGCTTCACATCATAAAATTACATTCAAACTTCATAGGCACTAATTGACATACATTTCTAATATTGGGAGATCAGTCTATTTGCAATGCTACGCGCACATTAACAACAGAAACGATTATCGTGTTTATCATCTAAAGCATAAGTTAATGAGGGCAAGGTAGAATTGTATGCCTGGAAATATAATGTAGATTAAAGATACAGATGTATGGACATGCAGGTTGCATCATTGTATTTGACAAACTGAGGCAAGAAAACACCATGGACCGATCGAGTTACTTTGATTGAGTTGGGGGGCGGTggctgatgacatgtcaccatgtcatgtttttctatgctttttcatacaagaaattaatgattagtgcttaaatattgcattctttggtgcttaaatggtatatttctttgatcttttaatttgataaactttgtaggaaataagaagaaaaagaagcaaagaagcacaaaataagctaaaaaggagaaaaaaagagctttggggcacactttgaagttggagcacactttggagccttaggccacgcttttaaaagcgtggcccatgaccaaatcaaggaagtttcatcagcacagccacccaggagctcaacgtttgcgccaacgtttgcctcaaacgtgaggtcaaacgttggctaaggaATACCTTGGGAAATGTTGCTCTCCACAGCCTGAAGGGggcatacttccaacaagaataacttgagctacagagctccaaatgaggtgattccaaaaccattggaaagtaggaatcaagagctttccaagcatatatggcactgcatggtggacactaaaattgagggagaaaactgccccgaaatatgcataaacgaacatggtgtcaacctgcagtgaggccaactgacctctgcaccttcaacggagtataactcgagttgtcgagctccaaatgatgctcttccaacggcattggaaagtagacatttagggctttccaacaatgtataatagtatggggtggacagtaCGTTCGAGCCTCCAAAACTGGCAATGTTCCCAATGTTTGcgttcacgtttgacctcaaacgtggggtcaaacgtgagtgacagcaacaccagcgaccttgtccccttcaaaggagcataacttgaattgtagatgtccaattaagatgattccagttgggttagaaagctgacatttagagctttccaatgatatatggcaatccatatttggcacgaaattgaggcatgagtgaaaggcatctttaaggaccaaatgTTGCTAGATGGATGCCCTGGAGGGGagcccacgtttgcgccaacgtttgcctcaaacgtgaggtcaaacgttggccaaagaAAGCCTTGGAGGagatcacgtttgagctcacgtttgacctcaaacgtgaacccAGACGTGAGTGACAGTAAAATGGCCATTCTGCATAATGCcttcacgaagacgtttgagtcaacgtttgcctcaaacgttgactcaaacgtgaatgttCCAAAGTCCAAATTTCAAGCggatttcttctcaagaccaatgccatccggatccatcttcaacccaattccactccaaagcaagcaaagcccacatgactcaaaggcacatagagaagctagattaggaatttcattttgtaaatattattttcatttttcattttcattttgtaaaagcctatataaaggcattaatttcattttaaaaagGAGAGAGCTCCATTAGAGAGaataggaggctggctccactagggagcattaggattggagagctttccctcttctagtttttctttctttaaatttgaatcttggattgaggggaaaaggaattctgtttccctctcggtctaagatttctcttgttcttcttctgcaattttaatttctcctctactacaagttcctttgctgcaagtttacaatttaatttacattgagcttgattttgatctttggttctcattgctttctgttctcactgaattcaatttactttcaagcaatttaattcttctgtaagtgctctgcattttacatttctgttcatgatctgatttacttttcctgcaagtttaattttctctaagctttgatctattgctctctttaatttccagcacccactcccctttacatttaatacaatttacatttcttacaatttaagtttcagctattttactttcttgttctttaagttactgtccaatttactttctgcactttaattttccttgtcatttactttctgctgcatcaattatcactcaaatgttagcttgactaaactaatcacccactaaagttgcttgatccatcaatccctgtgggatcgacctcactcccatgagttttactacttgatgcgacccggtacacttgccggtgagttcggtgttttggaaattcatttttccacaaaaacatccatcaagtttttggcgccgttgccagggattgatttatatcaacaatgattaagtgggtgagaagtctagatcaagcattttctttgtttttgttctccattttaaattgatagcaaggtgtttgagctattgcctcactaagaaattctttctctgtgacatgattttcaattttcattgatgtttacaaaatacaaatggagttcaactcatcttatggtcaaacaaaattttatgggatatcacccaccatcaccaatatctaatggtggctgggaatatcaccaagaaaatacaaattctaagcactccaatccatggagatttgcttcagagacacaagatgagcaagaaaaccatatgggatattttcttccaccacaaaatgatgctagtcatgattctaatggtggcagggaagggaattctaatgctccatatgatattcatccaacgatatcatcacttgaccatgcttcaacagaaagcccctttcaaaacttaccacacacacaaacttccatgaaccactcaaggctctcaaagcttgagtccatgctcaaaagatttgcagaggagaaagagaaatacCAGAAAGAACTAgaaaactccctcaaaaacatggaagtgaaGGTAGGCCAATTGTTGAATGCAAGGAAGGAGgaaatggaaaaacaagaacacaaggtccctgtgtcaagtgaaattgcaaaaaaggaagaggtggtgaaAGTATTGGAACCTGAACTTGCATATtcacagaagccacttgagatgacaagggaacatgaaaactcacaactctCTCAAACCTCCTTGAAACAAAACGGCTCAAcaattgaatccatgattgaaagatatgaagaggagatgaagaaatgttgggaagatcaacaaacctcctcaatgaaaaagctattaagtcaaatgttgagtgcacgggaggaagtggaagagcaagaaagtgagaaagacaaccaaagaattccaaactcaagtgaagcagagaagtacatagaggaaaagctcatggaaccaccaattcaaaaggctttagatgaatacaaaactccaataatcacacagcaaccaaatcttgaatccaaagaagtgaaggcaactagcaagaacaccaattctgtccctaatccagcaagcaagatcaatcaagccatttgcaaaaggaagcttgctgaggaaaggccaagacaaggggaaatagctgaatcttctccccccttaaggtcattcctcttaacaaactggaagaagaggaagaaagtgaagaacaacatgtcaagctaatgacactaaaagagcacttgttaggaggtaacccaaccgtaggtgacattttttctctgctttgttttcttcctttgtttagtttaaatttcaataaattgaaatatggttgcattctaagtttggtgttgctatgcaacaaatttggttctaatccttacaagatacttgcatcaattccaagtgaaagtgtcacactaagtttggtgtgccacttattctttatgtaaagtattatgctcaccttcttaagtttgcaatcacaatgtctctgtctcttgtgccttgactattatctttaattttgcttgcttagaacacatatactactaacttttcattgtgtaagacattcatgatccatcttagccccgtAGCCATTGTTCtgattgttgcttgaggatgagcaagcattatgagtttggcaagggaagaaggaagaatagaggaaaaggacaacaataatgaagatgaactacaaggtttagagttccttttctcctcatttgtttccagcacttaaaatgcatgattgtcttcatcttttctgtttacatgtgtgtatgaataaagcatagcctgcatcttgatttgtaacatgttgccatgcc contains:
- the LOC140181459 gene encoding protein FAR1-RELATED SEQUENCE 5-like — protein: MPNRQKRPRAETRCGCPARMLLRVDDESGRWHVAYFSDAHNHHVLELRFSSMLPGHRRMSEADIEQMNDMRKGGIGVSRIHGFMASLAGGYHNVLYTTRDMHNVNAKQRREGGLDAESCQRYLRECKTNDPALYYKEVVDGEGVLQHLFWCDGTSQIDYQVFGDMVASDAMYKKNVYLSPLVVFSGVNHHNQMVVFATALVADEKEETYVWLLQQLQTSMKRKAPVSIITDGDRQMKSAIEQVFLEAHH
- the LOC140181460 gene encoding protein FAR1-RELATED SEQUENCE 5-like; this translates as MFRDCMLGDYEVRTFQRKWFEIVEKFGVADKRWVQDMYERRHSWATTHIRGKFFAEFRTTSRCEGLHAVISRYVKSRYSYTEFLRHFHRCLMFVRAKEVEADFECAKGDPVMTTNLKQLERSAAENYTRAIFYLFVPILDRACAMRVVDSEDNGSYFIHTVSRYGTPGKDWRVVATSDTREVRCTCMRMECFGVPCEHIIVVLVLNNVHEISWSLILPRWTKDAKLVAVQSMGMIWDSVQLTQHWCLMDWYRKV